The genomic stretch ACATGTAATGGTTGATATGGTGctgttttctgtaaggaaatGCACTTTGAAAGAGTCTATAGGACAGATGACTTTGTGTTTTCTTGCCTTGTTGAACCAAAGAGTAGAAGAAAAGGCCAGTTGAATAGAAATagctgtttaaatgttttctcaGAAGGCCAGAGACTCAAACCTTTCGCAGGTGCTTTCTCACGTACGACTCTTCAAAGGTGGACAGCGGGATGCTGAAACCATCTGCTTTATTTAACACTAATGTCAAACATGGCATTGTTAAGATCCTatcgaccacacacacacacacacacacacacacacacacacacacacacacacacacacagacacacacacacagacttgacCACTTTACTACCACATACAGAAATATGAGCACACTTGGGCTCTAATTCAGAATATAGGGACATCAGCAGATGAGGCACTCACGTGACCTCAGGCCTCctaatttatttgcatttgtgtttgCATTCTGTAGCTTTGTACTCCAGCTAAAGGGTAAAAGTTATCAGCCAATATAGAAAGTTTACATTTACCAGTTTAGCATTGTGTATGGAGTAaaatgtggtttatttttattttattccacacTGCTTTTGAACTCTTTCTCTGAAACCAATACgtgtttctttccatttttacaaacttttttggaaggagtcccTTGTAAGTTTTAGCCACAGTAAAACCTTCAGGACATTTTGGCGGCACAAGAAgctgatttttatatatatttttgttgtcattatctcagagagagaaaaataatgaaagtaaTGAGGTAATGACTGATGCTAACTGCTataacaaacttttattttgtacacGATTACAGGAACTAACTGGTCTCTTGGAAGTTCTAGTGTGTTAAACtatgatgttttgtttattaatagtGCTGGTATattgctgtggtgtgtgtgtatgtgtatatatatatatatatgtgtgtgtgtgtgtgtgtgtaaatatacacaGATGTATATTAAAGCAGAGATTATGTACATATATTAATCTGCAAGATATCTATCTAtgtgtggaaagaaaaaaaatcaatccaggtcagttttatttatatagaatattatttatatagcagctacatatatattaatgctcaatctccctttttttttttttacatagctGATGTTCATGAAACAGTCAGGTGTGTCCACACTATAATAGATACAGCTACAACAGGATAAAACGAATTGCAGACCGTTCGCGtgaatattatttgtttgtcGTTTTACAGAGACGTCCAGTTTTGGGAGCTCACCTTTAAAAGTAGGTCCTTTTTATACAAACAAGTGAGTACCATTCCCTTTGTAAAGTAAACTGTGTAAATTGTGCGCCTCCTTGTGTTGGGAATAAAAACTGCAACAATTTGATTTGTTACAGACTGGAAATAGAAGCAGTTACATAACCGACCTCGGGGCTCTGCAAATCACACAGTTCTGCTAAATGTGTCTTTTAGTGTAATAAAGTCAGTTTAATGGAGGAAGTCCACTGAATTCTTAATCAGGATATTTTTGGCACAAAACTTGTTAGAAATTTATGACAAATTATGGCTATCGACCACCTCTATCGAACAGATTATTTATTCTAGCTTATGATTTGAAACGCAACAAAATCATTCTCAGGATTTCAGCAATATCATAAACCTGTGGTCTAAACTGAAGCAGGGAGATGGCATGCACCAAAACCTAAGAATATGAAAGAGCTTAAAATATTCTGCACGGAGGAGTGAACCAGATCCCTCTCCAACCTTGTTAGAGTTACAGGAAAAAGCTCACTGCCGTTATTCTCTATTGGCTTCACCAAACATTTCCAATCTATACTTGAACAATAATACTGTAAAGTGTCCCCATAATGTTTAAGCAGAAAACACCACTTGCATGTtgttagaatttattttttgggTGTTTTGTGGAAGTGAATGAGAGATTGTATTGGCTCAGGTGCGGAGGATGGTCGGGGCGTTGGTTGCGGTCGGCCGGGGTAAACTGTCTGTTAGTCAGATTCACGACCTGTTAGACAGCAGGGACACCATGGCCTACCCTCAAAACATGACCGCTCCACCCTACGGCCTCTTTCTGATCAACGTGGAGTATAAAGACTCAGGTAAAGactgtttacttcctgcagAAAAGAATTTTAATTTGATTGCACTTAAAGTCATAAGTGCTGCTTTTGCTGTTTGTGTACAGATCTGAAGCCTTCCATATGGGACAGTGACTGcttgtaaaagaaaaagcagcACACATGGGAACCTGTAAATATATCTCTATGATGTAAATAAACTTTGTATTCAACATTCATGGAATGAGTCTCCCTTGTCAGTACTTTAACAGGTAatggttttttttccacagaaacaAGCAGCATAGCttgttattacatttacagcatttagcagtcacccttatccagagcgacttacattttatctcatttttatacaaatgagcaattgagggttaagggccttgaataaaagaataaaactcacaaccttccgattggtagcccaacaccttaaccacatcccctatgtaattattaattacaaGAGACGTGATGGAACAACTACTATAACAACTAGGCTTGTGAAATATGGATTTCTCTTTTAGAACAAAATTGCGATCAACTTAAAAATGATACCATCCAGAACGGATAGCATAAAGCAAGAGGAAAGTAAGCATTTTCCGTATCACGGGTGTGATGTGACCAGCTGTATGGTTGGGAGCTGCTTGAGGGCAGTGGTATTCGCAGAAACTTGAAAACTACCGAAATGTTTGCAGACCACATAATATAATCTAGTCCCTGGGTTTCATATCGAATCATACAGGAATCAAAAATACTTCTTAGGAGACAAGCCTAAAAAGTAACTACAGTTAGATAAGTAAGTAGCATTCAAATAATgctatttaataaaacaataataaaattagtAGCATTGAAAAATTGCTGAAACAGGTCAGTTGTATTCCTATATCAGCATCCCAACACTGGTTTATttctcatatacagtatttaacaatatttataagcaacaaTTTCTCAAGTTTGTCTGACGTTACAATATCATTAGTAATATTCTAATTCTACTATATTGTAACGTTGGACTGAAACTTGAGAAATTACCGCTTATCAAACATCACAATATCATTCAGACACTATCACCACACAGATTTCAGCATGTCGGTGTATTTCTAGCACAAGAAGCATTCAGCATACTGCAGTACAACACATCAGCCTTACACAGAACTCTACAATACAGTCAGAACATCCAGTCGCACAGATACATGATGCGTCTCACACCAGCTGGAGTGTTGCATATCGTTTGTGTCGTCCTCAGGAACGTAATGACAATATGGTCATTTAAAGCGcagttcatttcatttatttaagagGGAATAACAACTCTGCATCCAGAACGAGGTTAAAAATGTCCGTATGAACGGAGAGGCCACGTCAAGAAGCTCAGGATCGTTGTCTCGGCCCACAAGATACCAGTTACAGTTTTTATCTCGGTTTCGAGTCTGTTTGCATGCTATACTCCTTATGTAAATAAGCATGTAATCAAGAGGGACGAGGAAAATGTTTAAACCCTGAAATCAAGCAGGAACTTTTTTGTAGATAGACCCCGTCCACAAATGACCATAAAAAATTATGTTTGAGAAAAAAGGCGGAAAAATTTACGGTTTAAAGATGTAGCATTTGTTTTTGCCCTCGATGTTGGGACACAGAAGACTTCGGTAAACGGCGGTTTTATGCTCTCACAGAGCTGTGGACATGGCGAAAATTTATTtgcaggcaaaaaaaacaacaaaaaacacataaattTAACCAAAGGGACAAGGAACTTAAAGCCCCTGCATTTGCTTCTATAGCTTTGACTTTCTGCCAACTTGATTTAGGTGTCATCTAACGGTCACGTCTGTGGATggaccccaaaaaaaaaaaaaaaacagcaactcTTTCACGACCATGAAGCTTTTTGTGGTAAAACAGTTTTATAAGGATTTCCATGTAAGTAATATTGGCGCCTCTGATAAGACGGTTTGATGAATAACTTAtttgggaaaataaaaaaacgtaCAAATAACACGAACAAGTTGGTGACGAttgtgaagtgaataacatttcACGCAGTCAGTTGCATATTGACTTGTTTCTTCAAGCACTtgtctaaatgaataaaacatcatttaaGAGGCAGTCTCGTGTGTTGAccatgagacaaaaaaaaaagtgtttcacaCTATAACTATTTGCTAGAATGACTACCTGGAAATAACACAGAGGATGCCTTCATGGGGCTAAAAGCACGCCGGTGTGACGTTTTAGCCGCACACGTCGCTCGAGCTCCACACCAACACCTTCGACACGAGTTAAActtttaaagtttacatttttcactttttgtaCTTCTTAATTAAAACCCACTATTGCTTCGTGTGTACAATCTGTGTCATAAATGATTGATTTCACGTCCGGTTTGTTATTTAAGGTATACTGGTACAAATCAGTACAGGCACAAGACTTTGGCTGATGAAAAACTTCAAATTTGTACAATCTTTAACTTTGGCAACTTTATTTGGAACATGATCGAAGCGAATAATAGTTACCAGTACCGTCAGCACTGATGTTTCTGAGGTCAAATACAATAATACTAaaactaatactactactactaataatctCTTCAAACAACTGAAGACAATCTGTACCTCAACAAGAGGTTTGTTGGTTAGAAACGTTGTATTTAGACCTTAAAATATATTAAGCACACGACGTAAAGCAGAAATAGAAAACTTTTGTTATTCCTGTTCCCTAGATGAGCTTTCCATAATAATGAACACCCAAAATATTCACTGAAAATTGATCAAAGCTCTGTGTGCAATGCACAAATAATCTAGTGACCTATTTATTTGCCTTATTTactcacataaaaaaaaaaacatgttcagaTGTTTATTAAGAAGTACAAAGAGTGAAATTGTGGTAATATTAAAACctattaaaagaaaatctaaaataagaCATTTCCACATCCTCTCTAATGTCCTCCACAGTGTAGTTTCTACTCCCAGCCTAAACCACTACTGAAGACGTTCGTCCCTCTCCTCAGTTCGCTATTTTCTCGATTTCATCCAAATCGTCCGTGTCCAGTTTTTCGATTTTCTTatctgtggggggaaaaaaagattgaATTCATTGGATTCGCTTGAATCTTCTGGACATGGTCTGTGTGTCATGTTTATGgaagaacaaacagaacaaGATGTATTTAGAATGTTGTACTCGATCATCAAATGGACCTGaactcaataaaaaaataaaataatgctgtTAGTCAGAAGAATACAAAATGAGCAAAACCATTTGCATTCTTCTATTTACAGCATCAGGGAATTTACATAAAGCAAGATAATACATCAATGAGGACGGTTTCGcttttgtatctgtgtgtgaacaCGTTCAAATTAAACTCCTGAACTTTGCAGATGATCCTACGCCCATCGAGCTCATCCAAGATGGTGACAAGTCTGCATACCTGTaggaggtgaagcggctggAGCTATGGTCAGAACagtctagagctaaacaccctcaaaactgtgtgGAGATGATGGTAAACTTTAGGAAaaacccctcaacactactccccctcacaatatccaacagccatGTCAACGGTGGTGTCCTTTAAGTTTCTCCATTATCTAAAAGGCCCATCAGAGGAATTTCTACGTCAATTAAGGACGTACAGTCTcagtgtgagaaagaaaaagcttCATGGCATACTGTAAAGTTTATTAGGCTCAGTAAAAAGGGGTAACTTACTGAAGTGCTCCTGAATGCGGTTGAGGACGTTCATGCTAAACCGGCTGTCCACCATGTTGATCGCCAGGCCTCTTTTGCCAAATCTGCCCGTGCGCCCGATCCGGTGCAGGTACGTCTCGTTGTCAGGGTTTCCGTCCTTATCCACAGGCAAATCGAAATTAATAACCACAGAGACCTGCTCCACATCGATACCTGAAACccagaaggaggaggagattAAAGCAATGTTCACAACAGCACTTGTGTTACGCAGAGTCCGCAATGaaaatgcatcttttttttttgtttaatatacacataaaagcCTGCTGTAGTTTATGACACAGGTGCAGAGCACCAATAGGAAAGTAGCTTTAATCCTATAAATGACTGTCACCGTTAACAGTTCAGACAAAAGCCATAACGCTTTATAATGCATCAATATGACATATGATAAAATGCAACTAGCACCATGAAGCAAGTAAAATGTTAATTTCTCTCCAAGGTCAATAGAACGATCATCACCTCTGGCGCAGACGTTCGTAGTGACCAGGACTTTCTCTTTGCCGTTTCGGAAACGATCGATCACGGCTGCCCTCTGTTCCACCTGCATCTCTCCGCTCAGTAACGCCACCTGGTGACCCTCCCTAGACAGCTCTCCTGCTAACCAGCCTGCTGTTTTCCTGGTCTGTATGCAAACAGAATAAAGCAGAATTGTTCACGTCTTCTGTCTAACCGAACTGGACGGATAGCAGCCAGCTGAGAGGAGAGTTTACGAACGCACGTGACAGAAGATCATGGCCTGTGCGATTGTGATGGCACCGTAGATGTTACAGAGGGCTTGAAACTTCTCCTCCTTGTTGTTGCACAACACGTAATACTGCTTAATGGTGTCCAGcgtctcctcctccctcttcaGTTTGATGATGTTTGGGTCAGGGACGATCCGCGTGGCAAAGTGCCACACAGACTCCTCGAACGTCGCTGAGAACAAGAGCATCTGGCAGGATTTGGGCAACATCCTGGAAAATATTAGAGCAGAGAAAGTGCACGAGTTACAGATGAGCACATTTCGTCTTATGATTTGGAAGCATTTCATGATTTAATTAGACTTCAATTCCAATAGAGTTACAGAATTATTAAAGAATTCTTTATGCGTCTTACAGCAGTTTTAAACCTTTCGGCTGCTTTAACGCATTTCCCTTTGCCTGGAATGTCTAATGCAAAAATGTTTTACTCATCAATATCTCTTTTCAAATTCCTTCCTACTCAACGTACGGATAAAGTGAGGACATACACACCTTTGGATGCGGATGCTTTGGTCCTGGTGACCCTGTGTTGCAATCATGACGTCTGCCTCGTCCAGTACGAACACGTTAATTTTCTTCGGGTCGATGAATTTGAGCTTCTGACACCAGTCCAGGACCGTACCCGGGGTACCGATCACAATCTGCTCCTGGAGCTTCACCCCTCTATCCACTGCACAAAGAGAAATTCACTATATGAGCATGTTTTAGATACATCTTTAACATTTCTTTACACTGACTCCATTCATCATATTCAAAGCTTTAGTTCACTTTTAAGCATAGATTTGCGATTTCATATCTTATTTCATTTGCTCTTAAAGGACACTTAGAAGTAAATTGTTGCTGATAGGTGCATAGTATAAATACGGCGTGATTAATATGAAGGCTCACATTTGTTTCCTCGGATCGCATACATCAGCTTGACTTCGGGGTAGAATTTGCCCATCTGCTCTATGACCTTGCCCGTCTGGAGGGCAAGCTCGTATGTAGgcgacacacacaggcactaagagaagaaaaaaaagaaagaaaatccagCAAAGTAAGCCAAAGAAGAAAGATATGGCAAAATAAAACGTCATCTTTCATGACCCTTGCAACACTAGGTCCTTATTCTGCTGTCACTCTGTagtttttcccttttctctctctcacctcactTTCTCCCTCACCCTTTTTCAGGCAGTCTTAACATTTATGAAGTCCAAGATCCCAGGATCGTTGTTGATTGTTGTGTTGCATCAAGtgcgaacacacacaacataaaacaagaaaaattgtGTAGGAAAAAGTAGGTGTCATTGTTTGTGGGATAGGCGTCTTTAACGAGACCTTTTTTTGCGTGCGTGTTAAACAAGTGTCCCATCCTGCCTTTAGGACCAAGTCCTTTTTGGGAAGCGTCCCCTTTACTGGATGGCTGTTAATCTGTGTCTAGTCTTTGTGCCCACTGGCATGACTGGAGACAGGGGCTGTCAGACTGGACACCGTTTATTCAACGtctctttttaaaaatttcatcAAAAGTTAATCTGTCACAACCGCAGAAAGACACACTATTCACAGGCACTATTTAAATAGAGCAGATAAAGACAATATGGTGGAGTGCCATGCTTACCAACAAGCACTACATGATTTGAAAcaattttaaagaataaagccCAGTCTTTATTGTTTTGTGTAATTAATGTGTACAGCATAAAATCTTTTTCTCCACAAAAGCTCAGGTCTGATTTTGGGTGTGTTAAAATAACCTGATTGTGTT from Tachysurus fulvidraco isolate hzauxx_2018 chromosome 2, HZAU_PFXX_2.0, whole genome shotgun sequence encodes the following:
- the ddx19b gene encoding ATP-dependent RNA helicase DDX19B: MATDSWAQAVDQQEAAAESISNLQLNEKEDKPKAEENGAKAEGEGEKTEEEDKEDKAAQSLLNKLIRSNLVNTTNQVEVLQRDPNSPLYSVKSFEELRLKPQLLKGVYAMGFNRPSKIQENALPMMLAEPPQNLIAQSQSGTGKTAAFVLAMLSHVDPNNKWPQCLCVSPTYELALQTGKVIEQMGKFYPEVKLMYAIRGNKLDRGVKLQEQIVIGTPGTVLDWCQKLKFIDPKKINVFVLDEADVMIATQGHQDQSIRIQRMLPKSCQMLLFSATFEESVWHFATRIVPDPNIIKLKREEETLDTIKQYYVLCNNKEEKFQALCNIYGAITIAQAMIFCHTRKTAGWLAGELSREGHQVALLSGEMQVEQRAAVIDRFRNGKEKVLVTTNVCARGIDVEQVSVVINFDLPVDKDGNPDNETYLHRIGRTGRFGKRGLAINMVDSRFSMNVLNRIQEHFNKKIEKLDTDDLDEIEKIAN